A genomic window from Archaeoglobus profundus DSM 5631 includes:
- a CDS encoding PKD domain-containing protein produces MDSKGVTPLIGFILLLLIGMVFLSLVQTKLVPSILKDVEMKHMNKVIEEIYEFDRDVIKGEEGIVSFDLGVEYPNYLFLMTPTTGASSISIEQMTINVSGEIRIDDRVINKLSYNTNRITVGLNYFANPNYKIIYENTAIFKMFDHTIMVSGEQKMFCRRYVNIYMINTSFSSISSNRPTSVVIVPISVPKDVGGAWISNANLTFKSVYPEYWNSTLKGLNYSVDVNESNGTISATLKNVTLRVYYLYVMTGVGLSAEQVEEAYRSLRSETLHPSYVVRLNPSEITLSQGESIVLGVRVLDQYFNPMGNVNLSVSASGGSVNPQNAFTNERGEAYFTFTASNAGTATVKIECVENKSVSVTYTIKVTPVGSAPCPYSIKWNVNSYDWNVSLEGNTKSFFLHAEYENSPLIGANIDLSKNSTIVAIPDSVTTNESGDAEVSITANDNGSVAVVASYSCAYAILHLNIYGFGINEQPVAIFTYTPSYPAVGEVITFDASSSYDPDGVIVEYRWDFGDGNAVTTTSPTVTHTYSNWGAYKVTLTVVDNGSLVNSTSVWIWVGDLIYNNDALALDGPDSPWPRRDRAGGVEFTITNRFNTTVEIDYIYIEPQSAQITTLSDEVFPNNQPRYCEVYVDASIPSYVDYYGGTSLPVKVDLGVSGDENSGTDAYMNADSTAKIYLYEFYNRHGGNIDMSGETIYIEIGYSANGEHKVKSFTITPQ; encoded by the coding sequence GTGGACAGTAAAGGTGTTACACCTCTCATAGGATTTATACTGCTGTTGCTTATAGGTATGGTTTTCCTTTCCTTAGTTCAAACTAAGCTTGTCCCCTCTATCTTGAAAGACGTCGAAATGAAGCACATGAACAAGGTGATTGAAGAGATTTACGAGTTTGATAGAGATGTAATCAAAGGTGAAGAAGGTATAGTTAGTTTCGATTTGGGTGTTGAATATCCGAATTATCTTTTTCTAATGACTCCCACAACAGGTGCCAGTTCAATTTCGATTGAACAGATGACAATCAATGTGAGTGGTGAAATTAGGATCGATGATAGAGTCATCAATAAACTCTCATATAACACGAACAGAATCACAGTGGGGCTCAATTACTTTGCAAATCCAAATTACAAGATTATTTACGAGAATACGGCAATATTCAAAATGTTTGATCACACGATAATGGTTTCTGGGGAGCAGAAGATGTTTTGTAGAAGGTATGTGAACATCTACATGATTAATACAAGCTTTAGTTCTATCTCTTCAAACAGGCCCACAAGTGTTGTAATCGTTCCAATATCTGTTCCAAAAGATGTCGGTGGGGCTTGGATCTCCAATGCAAATCTGACATTTAAATCTGTTTACCCTGAGTATTGGAATAGCACTCTGAAAGGTTTGAATTACAGCGTGGATGTAAACGAAAGCAATGGAACTATCAGTGCGACGCTGAAAAATGTAACCCTAAGAGTATACTATCTTTACGTGATGACTGGCGTAGGTCTCTCCGCCGAGCAGGTTGAAGAAGCTTATAGAAGCTTGAGGAGTGAAACATTACATCCAAGTTACGTGGTTAGACTAAACCCAAGCGAAATTACTCTAAGCCAAGGAGAGAGCATTGTTTTGGGCGTTAGAGTTTTGGATCAGTATTTCAATCCTATGGGTAATGTTAACTTGAGCGTGAGTGCAAGTGGAGGGAGTGTGAATCCTCAAAATGCATTTACGAATGAGAGGGGCGAAGCTTACTTTACATTCACTGCTAGTAATGCTGGTACTGCTACCGTGAAGATAGAATGCGTAGAGAACAAATCTGTTAGCGTCACTTACACAATTAAAGTAACTCCTGTTGGATCTGCTCCATGTCCGTATTCAATCAAATGGAATGTTAACAGCTACGATTGGAATGTGAGTTTGGAAGGAAACACGAAATCTTTCTTCTTGCACGCCGAATATGAAAACAGTCCTCTAATCGGAGCAAATATAGATTTATCTAAGAACTCTACAATAGTTGCGATACCCGATAGCGTTACGACAAACGAAAGCGGAGACGCGGAGGTGTCAATTACAGCTAACGACAACGGCTCTGTAGCAGTGGTAGCATCGTACAGCTGTGCATACGCCATTTTGCATTTAAACATATACGGATTTGGAATAAACGAGCAACCCGTAGCGATTTTCACATACACTCCCTCATATCCAGCTGTTGGTGAAGTAATTACCTTTGATGCTTCTTCAAGCTACGATCCAGATGGTGTTATAGTTGAATACAGATGGGACTTTGGTGATGGCAACGCTGTAACAACTACTTCTCCTACTGTAACGCACACCTACAGCAATTGGGGGGCATACAAAGTGACTCTAACTGTTGTGGACAACGGATCTCTTGTTAATTCAACGTCGGTGTGGATATGGGTTGGTGATTTGATATACAACAACGATGCTTTAGCGTTGGATGGGCCAGACAGTCCTTGGCCGAGGCGGGATAGGGCGGGTGGAGTAGAGTTTACAATTACAAACAGATTTAACACAACAGTTGAAATAGATTATATATATATTGAACCTCAAAGTGCACAGATTACCACATTAAGTGACGAGGTATTTCCTAACAATCAACCAAGATATTGTGAAGTGTATGTAGATGCAAGTATACCTAGTTATGTAGATTACTATGGTGGAACGTCTTTACCAGTTAAGGTCGATTTAGGTGTTAGTGGAGATGAGAACAGTGGCACAGATGCATATATGAATGCAGATTCAACAGCCAAGATATATCTATACGAATTTTAT